The DNA region AAAGGCGCTGGCCGAGACCGGCGGGGATATGGAAAAGGCTATCGATTACCTGCGGGAAAAGGGTCTGGCGGCGGCGGCCAAAAAAGCAGGCCGGGTTACGGCCGAGGGGCTGGTGGAGTCCTACATTCACGGTGCCGGCAAGATCGGTGTGCTGGTGGAAGTGAACTGCGAGACCGACTTTGTGGCCAAAACCGATGAATTCAAGACACTGGCCCGTGACATTGCCATGCAGATCGCGGCTGCCCGGCCGGAGTATGTGCGCCGGGAAGAAGTGCCGGAAGAAGTGGTGGCCAAGGAGAAGGAAATACTGGCTGCCCAGGCGGCCAACGAGGGCAAGCCGGCCAATATTATCGCCCGCATGGTGGAAGGGCGCCTGGAGAAGTTTTACAAGGAAGTATGTTTGCTGGAGCAAC from Desulfurispora thermophila DSM 16022 includes:
- the tsf gene encoding translation elongation factor Ts; translation: MAEVTAAMVKELREKTGAGMMDCKKALAETGGDMEKAIDYLREKGLAAAAKKAGRVTAEGLVESYIHGAGKIGVLVEVNCETDFVAKTDEFKTLARDIAMQIAAARPEYVRREEVPEEVVAKEKEILAAQAANEGKPANIIARMVEGRLEKFYKEVCLLEQPFIKNPDITVQQLITEKIAKIGENISVRRFVRYELGEGIEKKQCNLAEEVAAAVKK